The following proteins are co-located in the Triticum aestivum cultivar Chinese Spring chromosome 1A, IWGSC CS RefSeq v2.1, whole genome shotgun sequence genome:
- the LOC123184937 gene encoding uncharacterized protein yields the protein MHRSTIIVRSGRPDPRVPPEAVPTTSNRQGPTRCPLPLSPQGGAFRKVTTSRTLPPPLTGATALRLRADRSIISCTSESTPASAAAAVGSIMRDLFWLSPGEQGDLSDVVRASLHPPHQLPTPAADEEEEDEYSSLLLEGGGGGGGLVVGHGDEQLGMVAMMMGGNNSSRPPSSDHHVISLHSPPATTYTRPHPEPLAGMLRRPGFEREGDMVVGPPPEIGDRLQHMSIAHHPRVPTAMKPRKSQSKKVVCIPAPTAAPGASGRHSTSGEVVPSDLWAWRKYGQKPIKGSPYPRGYYRCSSSKGCPARKQVERSRTDPNMLVITYTSDHNHPWPTQRNALAGSTRPSSSSAAAAKIAASSSSSLAAAAARNSSNTNVDVDCAGAHHQLKQESDLDLFADMDALSVFSSIDKIQEDDSKQQLFDPFSSGFCDYI from the exons ATGCACCGCAGTACCATCATCGTtcgatctggaagaccagatcctagggttccCCCTGAAGCAGTGCCCACCACCAGCAACCGTCAAGGACCCACACGGTGCCCACTACCACTCAGCcctcaaggcggcgccttcaggaaggtcaCGACGTCAaggacgctgccgccgccgctcaCCGGA GCCACGGCGCTGCGCTTGCGGGCTGATCGATCGATCATAAGCTGCACCAGTGAATCAACACCGGCGTCGGCGGCCGCGGCCGTCGGGTCGATCATGCGTGACCTGTTTTGGCTGTCGCCGGGCGAGCAAGGAGATCTCTCCGATGTCGTCAGGGCAAGCCTGCACCCGCCTCATCAGCTGCCAACCCCGGctgccgacgaggaggaggaggacgagtacaGCTCGCTGCTGCtggaaggaggaggcggtggaggcggcctGGTCGTCGGCCATGGCGATGAGCAGCTGGGAATGGTGGCCATGATGATGGGCGGCAATAATAGTAGCCGGCCTCCTtcgtctgatcatcacgtgatcTCGCTGCATTCACCGCCGGCGACGACATATACGCGGCCGCATCCAGAGCCGCTGGCCGGGATGCTTCGTCGGCCGGGTTTCGAGAGGGAAGGCGACATGGTGGTCGGGCCGCCGCCGGAGATAGGCGACCGCCTGCAGCACATGTCGATCGCCCATCACCCTCGTGTGCCTACCGCAATGAAGCCAAG GAAGAGCCAGTCGAAGAAGGTGGTGTGCAtcccggcgccgacggcggcgccgggaGCGAGCGGGCGGCATAGCACGAGCGGCGAGGTGGTGCCGTCGGACCTGTGGGCGTGGAGGAAGTACGGGCAGAAGCCCATCAAGGGGTCGCCGTACCCGAGGGGCTACTACCGCTGCAGCAGCTCCAAGGGGTGCCCGGCGAGGAAGCAGGTGGAGCGCAGCCGCACCGACCCCAACATGCTCGTCATCACCTACACCTCCGACCACAACCACCCGTGGCCGACCCAGCGCAACGCCCTCGCCGGATCAACCCGCCCGtcatcctcctccgccgccgccgccaagatcgccgcctcctcttcctcttcattggCGGCCGCGGCAGCTCGTAACAGTAGCAACACCAACGTCGACGTCGACTGTGCTGGTGCTCACCATCAGCTGAAGCAAGAGAGCGACCTGGACCTGTTCGCGGACATGGACGCCCTCAGCGTCTTCTCCTCCATCGACAAGATCCAGGAAGATGACAGCAAGCAGCAGCTGTTTGATCCTTTCAGCTCCGGCTTCTGCGACTACATCTAA
- the LOC123050871 gene encoding uncharacterized protein gives MRRWCCSSAGGLARRFLSSPTVVHARPPVSSLPFRRDHSHTHAPLPIMGSLFHSAAAAAIVRPPVMAMQVRHYAIKGRSRAPTTPTISKVKKYKMKAPSSMKFRFRTMKDGQIRRWRAGKRHNAHQKSKEAKRRLRKPALVHLAYAKVIKKLNFCG, from the exons ATGCGGCGGTGGTGCTGCTCCTCCGCCGGCGGCCTCGCCCGCCGTTTCCTCTCCTCCCCCACCGTCGTCCATGCCCGCCCGCCCGTGTCCTCCCTCCCCTTCCGCCGCGACCACTCCCACACCCACGCGCCTCTGCCCATCATGGGCTCGCTGTTCCACTCCGCGGCAGCCGCTGCGATCGTCCGGCCTCCGGTGATGGCGATGCAGGTGCGCCACTACGCCATCAAGGGCAGGTCCCGCGCGCCGACCACGCCCACCATCTCCAAAGTCAAGAAATACAAGATGAAGGCCCCCTC CTCCATGAAGTTCCGCTTCAGAACGATGAAGGACGGCCAGATCCGCAGGTGGAGGGCCGGCAAGCGCCACAACGCACACCAAAAG TCCAAGGAAGCAAAGAGAAGACTCCGGAAGCCTGCTTTAGTGCATTTAGCTTATGCCAAAGTTATAAAGAAGCTCAACTTCTGCGGCtag